DNA from Sinorhizobium numidicum:
GATAGACAAGCATTCTCAGCCAGGGAGACCATCGGACATGAAGAAAACTTCCTCGAAAATTCGCGATGAAATCGCCAGACTCCAGGAACAGCTCAGACAAGCGGAAACACGCGAAGCCGAGCGGATCGGCCGGATTGCGCTGAAGGCAGGCCTTGGCGACATCGAGGTCGAGGAGGCCGAGCTTCAGGCGGCCTTCGAGGGTCTGGCGAAACGCTTTCGCGGAGGGCAGGGCGCGTCGACCGGAGGGAAAAAGGCGGATGGAG
Protein-coding regions in this window:
- the traC gene encoding conjugal transfer protein TraC; this translates as MKKTSSKIRDEIARLQEQLRQAETREAERIGRIALKAGLGDIEVEEAELQAAFEGLAKRFRGGQGASTGGKKADGDVGAGAPSAAVASGAAQGGNGEA